Part of the Denticeps clupeoides chromosome 3, fDenClu1.1, whole genome shotgun sequence genome, TGCCTCCATCTCCCACTCAACCTACAGCCCCAGCCTTAAACTACAAACAGTCACCCTTTCAACAGCTTCGCTGTTGGTCCAGATCCCCAAGCCATACAGCAAGATGTACATTCTGACACAGTACAATCACACCAGTGTGGCTGATGTGATGAACCTCAAGATGAAAACCGAACTTATCACCCTCAAGCACCTGAGTCCTCACACAAACTACACCTTCTGTGTGGCATCCATTCGCAATTCCCAGCGCTACAACCACACCTGCCTGGACTTTGCCACCCGTGCTTCTGGACCCAATACCGTGCTGCACACGCGCTCGACTACCACCCATTACATCATGACCATACTGGGCTGTTTGTTTGGCATGGTCATTGTGCTCGGCCTGGTCTACTTCTTTCTGCGCCGACGCAGGATGCAAGAGGAGATGGAAAAGGCAATCAGCGTGAAGAACACCATCTTAGAAATGCGCTACGGACCCGAGGTCGCAGCAGCTGCAGCCAGCAATCCTTCTATCCTGCAGATGCCCCTGAGCACCACCTCCAGTAAAGGTTTGCTTCTGAGCTCAACAAACACCAGCTCGTCACGGTTGTCTTCCCTTCCACAAGTTTCAAATTTCTCAGAGGCCATGGCCACCAGCAAAGGGAACTACATGGAAGTGAGGACATCTGTCTCCGGGGAGGAGCATGTCAGAGATAGCGGGGAGGCAGCTCGAGGAGCAGAAGATGGAGAGGATGCAGGTGACTCAGATGACAATGGCAGAGGGTCCTCATCAGAGATTTCAACCATTGCTAAGGAAGTGGATAAAGTCAATCAGATCATCAACAATTGCATTGATGCGCTGAAGCTCGATTCAGCAGCCGTGGCAGCTGCAGCCGCAGCTGTGACCACCACAGCAGATGACACTGTGTCACCTCCCTCTGCAGCCATTACAGCTCTGGCCAAAAGGGCAATTCCCCTGTCCCCAGGCATCACTGATACATGTCAGATCATCACTTCTCCAAAAATCCCTTCTCCTGCCCCCCGTCCACTGGTGCTGCCACTTTCTGAGAGACCGGGTATCAGTGGAGGTGGCTTTCTTTCACCCCCGTACAGGGATCCACCCCCTGTGACAGCAGCGCGTCCCTTACAGAGACAACTAAGTGCAGATGCTGCTGGAATCGCGATCGTGTCCCAAAAAACCACTCGTGTATTTAGCCTGGATGTCCCCGATGCTTGTGGCCCAGACTCGAGGAAGTACCCAGAGGTTGAGAGCCCGACAGGCTGTGGGGAAAGCCTAGAGAGGCATTCTGTAGTGTCAGTCCAGAAAAGTGGCATTGGCGGGGGAAGTGGTGGCAGCAGGgcaggtggtggaggtggtgagggcagtggtggtggaggtggttgtGGCAGTGTCAGAGAAAGCGGATGTGGGGGCGACACAGGGCAACAGCACCGTCTGGAGGTTCAGCCAGACTACCACTGCTCAGAGCACCGCCACTCCTTCCCTGCCCTGTTTTATGAGGGTGTCACCAACTCCCCCAACCAGAGAGCCTCTTTTCTCAAACCCCTAGCCCAGGGCAAGAGGGACACTGCCTCGTATTCTCAGCTCTCCCCCTGCCACCGAAACTACTCGGGCTACTCGTCCAGCCCTGAGTACTCAGCGGAGAGCACTCTCAAGATCTGGGAACGCTTTCGCCCCTACAGGAAGAGTCCACGGGACGAGGCCTCGTACATCGCGGCAGGCCATGCTCTCCGCAAGAAAGTTCAGTTTGCTAGGGGTGAAGACCTGCATGACATCCTTGACTACTGGAAAGGTGTATCAGCACATCAGAAACTGTGAACTGTATGAGGGAAACTCAAGAAAGGGTGACCATGTTTCAATTCTGTAACAGTCTCTCAAATTGTTTGCTGGCTTATAACAGGCTGAAATGTGGAAGTACAACTGCATCTAAATGCCCGAATCCTTCTCATGTCAAGCTTAGCAATTCTTTAATTTATCAGACAAGAAAATATGGGTATGAATTCAGCATCCTCAGGGCTATGAGTCTGAGTTCAAGCTGAATAATCTGAGACACCTACACACGTTTTAGAAAGTGCCAATCTGTCTTTCTGTGGCCTGCTTTCATCTGCTGTTTTAATTGAGCCACTGCATTGTGCATTGCATTTGCATGAGCAATCAGAaccagaagaaaataaataaatgtttcaccTTTACATTTTGAAACCCGTTAGAGTGCTGATTGCATTCATTTGCAGTTTTTGCGCCAGAGAGACAATGTACAAGTGTCATAATGCACGATTGTAGATTTGATTGTAGATTTATTTTTCCTCATGTGGTCCAGCCATTCAGCCCAGGGCGTTCAAcgcattttacaaaaaaagacacaacagttttgcagatttatttgtAACTTTGGCCCAAATCTTTCTTTCAGCCGCatgttgcattatttttttaagctaAGGAAACAGGTTAATGTGCAATGGGCATAAATTCTGTCAGGTTGAGTTAAGTACCATGGGCAAGAGCTTCATTTGTAACTGTAGAATTTTGTAAAGAGCTGGAAGCAGCAACATTGTCGTATGTATGATGCAGCTATACATACGACACTAATGTGTACTCCCTTTCTTATAGTTCATTGTGGAGTGGATAGATGAACCtgcacaagacacacacacacacttacgagtatatgtgtgtatataaacataaatatactGTAGCTGTAAAGGCATGTGCAcctcaaaaatgtaatttgctttcataactgaatttgaaaagggtaaatattcaatattctgtATTTACTGAAAAAATTCTTTCCCTTCTTTATCATcagccattaaaataaatatttcacattatgtGATGGGAACATAGCATATATGAACTTTTTAATGAAGCGACCTTTtccacaatattaaaatattttgcaataCATTACTGTAtctatatatactttttaaaaatgcattcataatGATTGATGCACATGAATGAAGGAGAACTCATCTATGTATCCAAAAGTCTGTGAGCACAcaactgaaacattttaaacaaaagacATATGCTTAAgattctgttctgtttcagtCTTGGTCACTAATCATGCTGGCACTTATCACaggaatttattttttcaaaagtaTTAATGTACACTTTATATTTCTTTTGTCTGATAAtacaataaattataaaataatgctTGGGAAAGCGCAAGGGTATTGATCCACTCTGTACATGTTTGCTGGTGAGAACAGAGCCTCACAAATCAGAAGTACAGAGACCGAAAGACCACAGATGAAAGGAGCATGAAAAGATGGATATAAtcattctactttttttttttttttttacgtttattATATTTCCATGTCTGTATTGCTCAAGTGGATGACGTTTCGGTGGCATATGCATGTTCAGCAGTGGCTCTTCCTATGTGTCTGTTCCTGCATGTACCTGTCCTTAATCCGGATCATTTATACACTCTGTATGTTtgatttatgtaattatgtaaggCTTTGGTTgagtatttgtatatatttgagGTGGTCAGTGGTGATGCTAGATAGGATAAATGAGGTTAGGCATTTCCTGAATTTAGTAGCACTACACGTCTATACATGTTTAATAACTGTAACACTGTAgcatgttcagaaaaaaatgtgatgtgtaACTGAGTGTTGAAAATGGAAATGCTTCTGTGTACATCTCTACATGAAACAGTTACTTTGCACTACAGCGTGACTAATTTCAGGTATGCTCTCACTACAGAAACACAAGGTTCAGTGTAAATAGTGGCAGTGGAAAGATTTGAAAGACTGGTGATCACCTTAAACATAATATATGTGTAGCATGATCAAGcacaatgtttacatttttttaat contains:
- the LOC114786748 gene encoding protein phosphatase 1 regulatory subunit 29-like, whose product is MFYLCRVFSYSLLITALPLLIVLRMPDLVHCDCWLIEGDKGYVWLAICSQNQPPYETIPQHINNTVHDLRLNENKLKAIFFTSLSRFTNLTDLNLTKNEISYIEDGAFAGQANLQVLQLGYNKLFNLTEGMLRGLGRLHCLFLQHNLLEAIATNAFWECPSLSSVDLSSNRLARLEPSTFTVLGRLTECELAGNPFHCGCELYSFLTWLEAFNNVTHTYDRLQCETPKEFFGYPLLSPNAGHGRNARNMLASMCRDGVIITASLPPDFISSGIGPDDRLEAGSYHQPTASISHSTYSPSLKLQTVTLSTASLLVQIPKPYSKMYILTQYNHTSVADVMNLKMKTELITLKHLSPHTNYTFCVASIRNSQRYNHTCLDFATRASGPNTVLHTRSTTTHYIMTILGCLFGMVIVLGLVYFFLRRRRMQEEMEKAISVKNTILEMRYGPEVAAAAASNPSILQMPLSTTSSKGLLLSSTNTSSSRLSSLPQVSNFSEAMATSKGNYMEVRTSVSGEEHVRDSGEAARGAEDGEDAGDSDDNGRGSSSEISTIAKEVDKVNQIINNCIDALKLDSAAVAAAAAAVTTTADDTVSPPSAAITALAKRAIPLSPGITDTCQIITSPKIPSPAPRPLVLPLSERPGISGGGFLSPPYRDPPPVTAARPLQRQLSADAAGIAIVSQKTTRVFSLDVPDACGPDSRKYPEVESPTGCGESLERHSVVSVQKSGIGGGSGGSRAGGGGGEGSGGGGGCGSVRESGCGGDTGQQHRLEVQPDYHCSEHRHSFPALFYEGVTNSPNQRASFLKPLAQGKRDTASYSQLSPCHRNYSGYSSSPEYSAESTLKIWERFRPYRKSPRDEASYIAAGHALRKKVQFARGEDLHDILDYWKGVSAHQKL